From a region of the Zerene cesonia ecotype Mississippi chromosome 11, Zerene_cesonia_1.1, whole genome shotgun sequence genome:
- the LOC119829986 gene encoding NAD(P) transhydrogenase, mitochondrial-like produces MCGCLRILRIAKPLPQSWQRRLYCSSTNKVEGVPYSKLSVGVPKEIWENERRVALVPAVVNKLVKKGFTVNIEENAGNLANFPNKIYEEAGAKVTSLKDTFQSDIILKVRPVADVELKNIRDEGTLISFMYPAQNQDLIQKLAAKKVNAFAMDCIPRISRAQVFDALSSMANVAGYRAVIEAAAHFPRFFSGQMTAAGRVPPCRVLVVGGGVAGLAAAAQARCMGAAVRAFDTRPAVREQIESLGAQFITMDVKEEGAGEGGYAKEMSEEFLRAERALLGKKARTSDVVISTALIPGKPAPLLILEDAVRDMAPGSVIVDLAAEMGGNIETTKKGEVVKVHDVTHIGLTDLPSRMPSHASTLYANNISAFLFSLGTNDHFHINLEDEVTRGAIVLKAGELLWPAPPPPSMAPAQAAPKPAALAQPEPPNPFNETMKDAFLYSTGMASLIGLGMASPNPAFTTMTTTLALSGVVGYHTVWGVVPALHSPLMSVTNAVSGITAVGGLLLMGGGYVPETPVQWLASTAALISFVNVFGGFLVTQRMLDMFKRPGDPPEYGYLYGIPAAALLGGYIVTAMQGYPEVHQMAYLASSLCCVGALAGLSSQTTARKGNYLGMIGVAGGIAATLGAITPSAEVLAQMLGVAGIGGALGGTIAKRIEITDLPQLVAGFHSLVGMAAVLTCIATYMHDFPAMALDPTAATLKTSLFLGTYIGGITFTGSLVAYGKLQGSLSSAPLLLPGRHALNAGLLAGALGCGGALVALPDAPGLPLLSAAALLSAVQGLTLTAAIGGADMPVVITVLNSYSGWALCAEGFMLNNSLMTIVGALIGSSGAILSYIMCKAMNRSLPNVILGGYGVTSSGSARPAGATHTEMNVDSVADLINRASNIIITPGYGLCVAKAQYPIAELVNILKNVGKKVRFAIHPVAGRMPGQLNVLLAEAGVPYDDVFEMEEINDEFPETDLVLVIGANDTVNSAAEDDPDSPIAGMPVLKVWKANQVVVMKRSMGVGYAAVDNPIFYNPNTAMLLGDAKKTCDALLDKIKLLSN; encoded by the exons gaagagGCTGGTGCAAAAGTAACAAGTTTAAAAGATACCTTTCAATCTG ATATAATCCTTAAAGTGCGACCAGTAGCAGATGTggaacttaaaaatataagagatGAGGGGACCTTAATTTCATTCATGTACCCTGCTCAAAAtcaagatttaattcaaaaattagcTGCCAAAAAAGTAAATGCATTTG CTATGGACTGCATACCTCGTATCAGCCGTGCCCAGGTATTTGATGCTCTGAGCTCAATGGCTAATGTAGCAGGATATAGGGCTGTGATTGAAGCTGCAGCACATTTTCCTCGTTTTTTCTCAG GTCAGATGACAGCAGCGGGGCGCGTGCCGCCGTGCCGCGTGCTGGTGGTGGGCGGCGGCGTGGCGGGGCTCGCGGCGGCGGCGCAGGCGCGCTGCATGGGCGCCGCCGTGCGGGCGTTCGACACCAGACCGGCCGTGCGAGAGCAGATCGAGAGTTTGGGGGCTCAGTTCATTACTATGGATGTTAAG GAAGAAGGAGCGGGCGAAGGCGGCTATGCTAAAGAAATGAGTGAAGAGTTTTTGCGAGCTGAACGAGCGCTGCTTGGCAAAAAAGCGAGAACATCCGATGTTGTTATTAGTACAGCTCTTATTCCGGGAAAACCAGCGCCATTACTAATTCTCGag GATGCTGTTCGTGATATGGCTCCAGGTAGCGTTATTGTCGACTTGGCGGCAGAAATGGGTGGTAACATTGAAACCACCAAAAAGGGAGAGGTAGTAAAAGTTCATGACGTCACACACATAGGTCTTACGGACTTGCCTAGCCGAATGCCCAGTCATGCGTCCACATTATATGCAAACAATATTTCGGCGTTCCTATTCAGTTTAG GCACGAACGACCACTTCCACATCAACCTCGAAGATGAAGTAACTCGTGGAGCTATAGTACTAAAAGCGGGAGAGCTGTTGTGGCCAGCGCCGCCCCCGCCCAGTATGGCGCCCGCGCAGGCCGCGCCCAAACCAGCCGCACTCGCGCAACCGGAACCGCCGAATCCCTTCAACGAGACTATGAAAGACGCCTTCTTGTATTCTACAG GCATGGCGAGTTTGATTGGCTTGGGAATGGCTTCACCAAATCCTGCATTCACAACAATGACCACAACATTAGCATTATCAG GTGTTGTGGGTTACCATACCGTGTGGGGCGTTGTTCCGGCCTTACATTCACCCTTAATGTCAGTAACCAATGCGGTATCTGGCATCACGGCTGTTGGCGGCTTGTtgctcatgggcggtggaTATGTCCCCGAAACCCCAGTGCAG TGGTTGGCTAGTACTGCAGCATTGATTTCATTCGTAAACGTTTTTGGTGGCTTTTTAGTAACACAGCGGATGCTGGATATGTTCAAGAG GCCAGGTGATCCACCGGAATACGGATACCTATATGGCATCCCCGCAGCTGCGCTACTCGGTGGCTATATCGTCACCGCTATGCAG GGCTATCCTGAGGTCCACCAAATGGCGTATCTTGCATCTTCACTTTGCTGTGTTGGCGCCCTCGCCGGTCTCAGTTCACAGACCACAGCCAGAAAAGGAAATTACCTTGGTATG ATCGGTGTCGCCGGTGGTATTGCTGCTACGTTGGGTGCGATAACACCTAGCGCTGAAGTTCTAGCCCAAATGTTGGGTGTTGCGGGTATAGGCGGCGCTCTTGGTGGTACAATTGCTAAGAGGATTGAGATAACTGACTTACCACAACTGGTAGCTGGTTTCCATAg TCTGGTAGGTATGGCAGCCGTCCTAACGTGTATCGCCACATACATGCATGACTTTCCTGCTATGGCCCTCGACCCTACCGCTGCTACGCTGAAGACGTCGCTCTTCCTTGGCACATACATCGGTGGAATAACGTTCAC CGGGTCGCTGGTCGCGTACGGCAAGCTGCAGGGCTCGCTGTCGTCGGCGCCGCTGCTGCTGCCCGGGCGGCACGCGCTGAACGCGGGGCTGCTGGCGGGCGCGCTCGGCTGCGGCGGCGCGCTCGTGGCGCTGCCCGACGCGCCCGGCCTGCCGCTGCTCTCCGCCGCCGCGCTGCTCAGCGCCGTGCAGGGGCTCACGCTCACCGCGGCTATCGGAG GAGCGGACATGCCTGTAGTGATAACAGTTTTGAACAGTTACTCGGGATGGGCTCTGTGCGCTGAGGGCTTCATGCTGAACAACTCGCTCATGACCATTGTGGGCGCACTCATTGGAAGCTCGGGAGCTATCCTGTCTTATATTATGTGCAAG GCAATGAACCGCTCGCTTCCTAATGTGATCCTGGGCGGTTACGGTGTGACGTCGAGCGGGTCGGCGCGGCCCGCGGGCGCCACTCACACTGAAATGAATGTGGACTCCGTCGCCGATCTTATTAACCGcgcttcaaatattattattacacctG GTTATGGACTATGTGTAGCAAAGGCTCAATATCCAATTGCAGAATTAGTAAACATACTGAAGAATGTCGGAAAGAAAGTGCGCTTCGCTATCCATCCAGTTGCTG gTCGTATGCCTGGTCAGTTGAATGTTTTGCTCGCCGAAGCCGGAGTTCCATATGACGATGTATTTGAAATGGAAGAAATTAACGATGAATTCCCGGAAACTGATCTAGTGCTTGTTAttg gaGCTAATGATACAGTAAACAGTGCTGCTGAAGACGACCCCGATTCTCCTATTGCGGGAATGCCTGTACTCAAAGTTTGGAAAGCAAATcag GTCGTTGTCATGAAGAGATCCATGGGAGTTGGATATGCGGCGGTCGATAATCCAATCTTCTACAATCCAAACACTGCTATGTTACTCGGTGACGCTAAGAAAACATGTGACGCTCtacttgataaaataaaactactatCTAACTGA